CTATGCTTTTTTATCTCCAGTAGATATTCACCATCCCTAGCAACCTCTTTCCCTTCAATAAAAACATTTTTTACTTTGAATTTTTCTAAATCTTCCAATAAAACTATATCAGCACGCAAACCTGGAGCTATTGCTCCCCTATCTCTCATTCCATAACACTCTGCAGCATTTATTGTCGCCATCTGTATAGCTGTAATAGGATCTAAGCCCTCCTCTACACATATTTGAAGATGATTATCTATATGCCCTAACTCTAATATTGTTCTTGGCTGTCTATCATCTGAGCACAATAAACAACGTCTACTATTCTCCTTTGTTACCCCTTTAATCAGATTTCTTAAATCTTTGCAAGCTGATCCCTCTCTTAAAAGAACATACACTCCTCTAGATATTCTACTATTCATCTCCTCTACAGTAGAACACTCATGGTCAGTTCTTATTCCAATTGCTGTATAGGCATTTAAAAGATGATTAGCTATTCCAGGGCTATGTCCATCTATAAATTTCCCACTTTCCTTTGCTACCATTACCTTATCTAAAATCTCATTATCCGCGGCTACAACTCCAGGAAAATTCATAAACTCTCCCAGTCCAAGCACCTCTTTTCTTGTTATTGGTTCTCTCATTTTTGAGGCATCAATAATAGCTCCAGAATTTTCAAAAGGGGTACATGGGACACATGATGGAATCATATACTTTATGTCTAAAGCTGTATTTTTAGCTGCTTCAATCATATAATTTAATCCCTCTATACCACAGACATTGACTATTTCATGTGGATCTGCTACTATACATGTTCCCCCATGTGGAACTATAAGTTTTCCTAACTCTTCTGGTGATAAATATGAAGATTCAATATGAATATGACTATCTATAAAACCTGGTGCTGCATATTTTCCCTCTGCATCCAATGTAATTTTTCCCTTGTAGTTACCTATTCCAGCTATCCACTTATCTGAAATAGCTATATTTCCCTCTATTATCTTTCCTGAATAAACATCTATTATTTTGCAATTCTCTATAACTATATCAGCTAATTCTCTTCCAGCTGAAATATCTATCAATTTCTTTAACTCTTCTTTCTTCATTTCTTCCTCCATGCTATCCAATCTATTATAAAAAAAATACTATCCTGCATTCTAGTTCTCCTATATTTGCGGCTAGTATTTTTAAATTTTCAAGTATTTTTATTAGTATAACATAGCTTAAATTTTAAGTCAATACAATCTTGACTTGATTACTCAGAATTTTAAAGTAATTATTTTCTATTAATTTGATTAATCATCAATCACATTTAAAGTTGCTACTCCATTTAAGTCTAAATCAGCAAAACAACTTTTTCCATCTTTACAGTTAATCAATTTGTAATAAGCAGCTTCAGCTATCATAGCAGCATTGTCAGTACAAAGCTTCATTGATGGATATAAAACCTCTATGCCAAGTTTTTTAGCTTCCTCTGTTAATTGACTTCTAAGTAGTGAGTTGGCAGCTACTCCTCCAGCTAATATTATTGTTTTTACCTTTTTATCCACAGCAGCTTTTAATGTTTTCTTGCAAAGTATATCTACAACTTTTCCTAAAAATGAAGCAGCTAAATCCTCATTAGAAAACTCTTCTCCCTTCATTCTCATCTTATTGACAAAGTTTATAACCGCTGTTTTTATTCCAGAGAAACTGAAATCATACTCTCCTACTTTTGGCTCTGGGATCTCTAAGAAATCTCTATTTCCTTGATAATACATTCTATCTATTACAGGTCCTCCTGGGTATCCAATCCCTAGAACTCTTGCTACCTTATCACAACTCTCTCCTACAGCATCATCTAAAGTTCCACCTAAATTTACAAAGTTATGATTCTCGTCCATATATAGTATATTGGTATGTCCTCCAGATACAACTAATGATATACATGGTAGTTTTACATCATGCTCTAAGAAGTTAGCATACATATGCCCCTTTATATGATGAACTGGTATTATTGGAATGTTATGAGTATAAGCTAATCCCTTTGCAAATGAGATTCCAACTAAAAGAGCCCCTATAAGTCCTGGAGCATATGTAACTGCTATATAGTCCACATCCTCCATAGTTATACCTGCCTCTTCTAAAGCTTCATCTAATATAGTTGCTATATTCTTTATATGTTGTCTTGAAGCTATCTCTGGAACAACCCCTCCATACTCTTTATGTATCTCTATCTGTGAAGAGATTTTATTAGATAAAATCTCCTTTCCATCTTTTAATACAGCTATGGAAGTTTCATCACAAGAACTCTCTATTCCTAAAATTATCATAAAAAACCTCCTATCTCTTATTCAATGACATTTTTCTCTATTATACCATCTTTTAAGAAAAAAAGCATTTTTTTTAATGGACAGATAGGTTGTATCTTTTAAATAGTTCAACTATCTCTAGTTTTCTCTCATAACTCAAGTCTTCTACCCCCTCAAGAGGATATGCCATTCCTAACTCCTTATACTTAAATACCCCTAATGTATGGTATGGAAGTATCTCTACCATCTCTACATTTTCGAACTTTGATATAAATTGAGCCGTCTTTTCTAAAAGTTCATTATTATCAGTTATTCCAGGTACCACAACATGTCTTATCCAAGTAGGCTTTCCTATCTCCTTTAGGTATTCAAGAAATTTTATGCTGTTATCCATCTTCACAGAGGTTAATTCCCTATGTATCTCCCTATCTAGAGCCTTAATATCTAAAAGTACTAGATCTGTATATTTTAATACCTCCTTTACCCTCTCGTTAAAAATATACCCAGAGGTATCTAAAGCTGTATGTATTCCCTCCTCTTTACACAACTTAAAAAGTTCTAATACATACTCACTTTGAACCAAAGGTTCCCCTCCAGTTACTGTTACTCCTCCCTTTTTTCCGAAGTAATTTTTATATCTTTTTATCTTCTTT
This DNA window, taken from Candidatus Fusobacterium pullicola, encodes the following:
- the ade gene encoding adenine deaminase; translated protein: MKKEELKKLIDISAGRELADIVIENCKIIDVYSGKIIEGNIAISDKWIAGIGNYKGKITLDAEGKYAAPGFIDSHIHIESSYLSPEELGKLIVPHGGTCIVADPHEIVNVCGIEGLNYMIEAAKNTALDIKYMIPSCVPCTPFENSGAIIDASKMREPITRKEVLGLGEFMNFPGVVAADNEILDKVMVAKESGKFIDGHSPGIANHLLNAYTAIGIRTDHECSTVEEMNSRISRGVYVLLREGSACKDLRNLIKGVTKENSRRCLLCSDDRQPRTILELGHIDNHLQICVEEGLDPITAIQMATINAAECYGMRDRGAIAPGLRADIVLLEDLEKFKVKNVFIEGKEVARDGEYLLEIKKHSIESVRSSMQVKDFNIDKLKMKLKSNKVYTIDIQPGGVLTKKGIAEVKLDKDGDFIFESDKDIVKIAVIERHKNTGNVATALLRGYGIKRGAVALSIAHDSHNIIAVGISNEEISTAVNKLIEQGGGIVLVENGEILESMPMPIAGIMSDKDGVWVDNKLETLHKIATEKLSISTEIEPIMTLCFMSLIVIPEIKISDRGLFDVKKFEFIKLEVEGV
- the pflA gene encoding pyruvate formate lyase-activating protein, with the protein product MVLGNIHSYESMGTVDGPGIRFVVFLQGCPLRCKFCHNPDTWNIGEKKIQESAEDTLKKIKRYKNYFGKKGGVTVTGGEPLVQSEYVLELFKLCKEEGIHTALDTSGYIFNERVKEVLKYTDLVLLDIKALDREIHRELTSVKMDNSIKFLEYLKEIGKPTWIRHVVVPGITDNNELLEKTAQFISKFENVEMVEILPYHTLGVFKYKELGMAYPLEGVEDLSYERKLEIVELFKRYNLSVH
- the tsaD gene encoding tRNA (adenosine(37)-N6)-threonylcarbamoyltransferase complex transferase subunit TsaD, whose protein sequence is MIILGIESSCDETSIAVLKDGKEILSNKISSQIEIHKEYGGVVPEIASRQHIKNIATILDEALEEAGITMEDVDYIAVTYAPGLIGALLVGISFAKGLAYTHNIPIIPVHHIKGHMYANFLEHDVKLPCISLVVSGGHTNILYMDENHNFVNLGGTLDDAVGESCDKVARVLGIGYPGGPVIDRMYYQGNRDFLEIPEPKVGEYDFSFSGIKTAVINFVNKMRMKGEEFSNEDLAASFLGKVVDILCKKTLKAAVDKKVKTIILAGGVAANSLLRSQLTEEAKKLGIEVLYPSMKLCTDNAAMIAEAAYYKLINCKDGKSCFADLDLNGVATLNVIDD